One Solanum pennellii chromosome 10, SPENNV200 genomic region harbors:
- the LOC114074497 gene encoding uncharacterized protein LOC114074497, with protein sequence MNAMKEHVLQHMIRLWNNWRGSLHKIMKSKPFGDALRDVPRGVDTSEWEWLVNEHFLSHKFMETSKRDIVNRFKLSMPHCTGSKLIRKIIYELGGKDGKPPKMDTIFFETHKKDNKLVKPETNAKYAEIQKLVQSDSSLTYIEVVENCFGPQCKSHVNVFGGGITAKELKGGNSSKAALLDRLNAREKENESLKRRMDELENKCERMDEMESKY encoded by the exons ATGAATGCCATGAAAGAACATGTCCTTCAACACATGATAAGGTTGTGGAATAACTGGAGAGGATCACTTCACAAGATTATGAAGTCTAAGCCATTTGGTGATGCTCTAAGAGATGTGCCAAGAGGGGTAGACACGAGTGAATGGGAATGGCTGGTTAATGAGCATTTCTTAAGTCACAAGTTTATG GAAACAAGTAAAAGAGACATTGTCAACAGGTTCAAGTTGAGTATGCCTCATTGTACGGGGAGTAAgcttattagaaaaattatttacgAATTG GGAGGTAAAGATGGTAAACCACCAAAAATGGATACGATCTTCTTCGAGACTCATAAGAAGGATAACAAGCTTGTCAAACCTGAAACTAATGCAAAATAT GCTGAAATCCAAAAATTGGTTCAATCTGATTCTTCTCTTACATATATTGAGGTTGTAGAAAATTGTTTTGGACCTCAATGTAAGAGTCATGTAAATGTATTTGGTGGAGGGATTACGGCTAAAGAGTTGAAAGGTGGGAACTCTTCAAAGGCTGCATTATTAGATAGATTGAATGCAcgtgaaaaagaaaatgaatcacTAAAACGACGCATGGATGAGTTAGAGAACAAATGTGAACGCATGGATGAGATGGAGAGTAAATATTAA